A stretch of DNA from Acidobacteriota bacterium:
CCTACGAAGCTACCAGATTCATCGATGTGCTTCCGAGTGGTCGAACGCGGCCGATCTTGGTTGAGTGTGAGCTTGCCGATGATAGCGGTGTCTTGGTTGGCAGCTTCGTCGTTAAGGCGTTGGGATTACCCGAGGTCGAAGAGTACGGTCTTTTTGCCGAGACTTTGGGATATTTAGTCGCTGCGGAGTTGGAGATCGAAACGCCAAAACCGGCTCTTGTCCGGCTAAGCAACGAGTTTGTGGCCGCCGTCAACCCGGTACTTCGGCCTCACGGTTTAACCCTGCAACCTGGCATTGGTTTTGGAAGCGAGCATCTCGGATCAGGATTGATCGCTGCGTCATCTGACCAACATCTTAACGCCGAACAAACCGATGCCGCACTGAAAATATTTTGCTATGATCGGTTGATACAAAACGTAGATCGGCAGGAAAGGAATCCGAACTGTTTGATAAAAGCGGTCGAATAATTGCTTTCGATTTTAATGTCGCTTTTAGCTTCCTGCTCCCGGTCATCGGTGATGTTGCCGAACCTTGGGAAGTTTCAAAGCATCAAAGTAAAAGTCCGCACCTGTTCTATCGGGCGTTGAAGGGGAAGAGAGTTGACTTTAAGCCTTTTATCAAGAGCTTCGCCGATCTCTCGCCCGAGCGGGTCAACGAAATGCTGGATGCTATCCCGTTCGGAAATGGCCGCTGGGATGAGCGCATCCGGGAGCATTTCAGATCGATACGAGAAAACACCGCCAAGCTCGAAATCGAATTTGCAAGGAGCCTGTTATGAATAAGATCCCGTACACATATTGCCTAATAAAATACATGCATGACCCAAAGGTCGGCGAAATGCTTAACATCGGAGTCCTCTTGTCATCCCCGGCGGCATCGTTCATCGGCATACGCATGAATCGACACTACGAAAGACTTTCAAAGACATTCGCGGGCTTTGACGGCGAACGTTATCGCGGAATAACAGACGGAATCGAGAGTGCGGTCCAAAGACTGCAACCGAGAACTGATGTTTCCGAGCTATTTCAGGTGAGCGATAAGATCGCAACGGTCGAGGACGTTATCAATATTATTTCCCCTGACCGCGGTCTCAGTATTCAATTTGGGCCAATACTAGCAGGTCTGACAAGAGTCCGGAATTAGAGCTTGACCATATTTTGAACAGGGCGTCGCTTCGCAGTACCCGCGAAAAAGCAAAGGAGGTAGAGACGATGAACAGGTTTGGCATCACTACAAGCGATCCCTCTTCGAGAAACGTATTGATATTTATCTTGAATCAAAGACCTTTGCTTCGGAGTCCTATGAGTACAAATTCGATCACGCCTTTAAGAACGAGAATTGGCATATCCTGAAGCCCGTTACAATGGATTACGCAAGTGCTCAGACAATTCAGGATCGTGCAACAAAGGTCTTAGGTGAAGCATCGGCCCTTGAGGGCAACTCTGAAATTGGCACATATTACATTCTGCTCGGTGAACCTCAGTTGGAATCGAATAAAGCCGCATACAATAAGGCAAAAAATCTTCTCAACAAAATTCCATTAAAAAAGGAAATTATTGAAGAGGATGCCGCCGATGACTTCGCCGAAGAGCTCTCGATTTATATGCAGG
This window harbors:
- a CDS encoding DUF3037 domain-containing protein gives rise to the protein MNKIPYTYCLIKYMHDPKVGEMLNIGVLLSSPAASFIGIRMNRHYERLSKTFAGFDGERYRGITDGIESAVQRLQPRTDVSELFQVSDKIATVEDVINIISPDRGLSIQFGPILAGLTRVRN